The following proteins are co-located in the Argopecten irradians isolate NY chromosome 9, Ai_NY, whole genome shotgun sequence genome:
- the LOC138331321 gene encoding rhodopsin, GQ-coupled-like has translation MSEESVTEIVPNTTHLYDTYDYFIHPHWKRFPPVSDSWHIFDGLFIGVVGITGVIGNILVIWMFTTCKKLKTPSNMLIVNLALSDLTFSAINGFPLKSISAFSKKWVFGMVACELYGLTGGIFGFMSIGTLAAISIDRFICITKPLQAARIMTRKKAFIMIVIVWIWSTLWSIPPLFGLGSYIPEGFQTSCTFDYITKSTSNRYFILGLYVFGFLTPLTIIIGCYIIILRAIKAHGREMTRMADKLNAEEADKNKKAKAEMKIAKIALMLISLFILSWCPYATIALIAQFGSPDFVTPLMAELPVLLAKTSAMHNPLVYALSHPRFRAALAEKAPCFLRCCPVEPAQTSTMSRRVAGRTASQSSVTSCATNLSDCQGGIQMQPTPTSAVSHGDLVKDLVGALVNMATQNASHIVQPVYLPNGVLPSNGVAAVRTPQVNIISGQGQQNAAFVPDTETEDPSKENVDIKKEKEASTSKEAAKV, from the coding sequence ATGTCCGAGGAATCTGTGACAGAGATTGTTCCTAATACCACCCATCTATATGACACCTACGACTATTTCATTCATCCTCACTGGAAACGGTTCCCTCCAGTGTCCGACTCCTGGCACATCTTTGACGGCTTATTCATCGGCGTCGTTGGAATCACCGGCGTAATCGGTAACATCTTAGTCATTTGGATGTTTACAACATGCAAGAAGTTGAAAACTCCGTCAAATATGTTAATTGTGAATCTGGCACTAAGTGATCTCACATTCTCCGCAATCAACGGATTTCCTCTTAAATCCATCTCCGCCTTCAGCAAAAAGTGGGTTTTCGGAATGGTTGCCTGTGAACTCTATGGGCTTACTGGTGGTATATTCGGCTTCATGTCTATCGGTACTTTGGCAGCAATATCCATCGACAGATTTATTTGTATAACAAAACCTCTACAGGCAGCGAGAATCATGACGCGTAAAAAGGCATTCATCATGATTGTGATCGTTTGGATTTGGTCAACTCTGTGGTCCATTCCACCTTTATTTGGTCTTGGTTCATACATTCCAGAGGGATTTCAAACTTCCTGTACATTTGATTACATTACCAAATCCACCAGCAATCGATATTTTATCCTTGGGCTGTATGTATTTGGATTTTTGACGCCGTTGACAATAATCATCGGATGCTACATAATAATTTTAAGAGCTATAAAAGCACATGGTCGGGAAATGACCCGCATGGCAGATAAACTGAACGCAGAGGAagcggacaaaaataagaaagcCAAGGCCGAGATGAAGATCGCAAAAATAGCACTGATGTTGATATCGCTCTTTATTCTTTCTTGGTGTCCGTACGCTACAATCGCTTTGATAGCTCAGTTCGGCTCTCCTGATTTCGTTACACCGCTAATGGCTGAGCTACCAGTACTTTTGGCTAAAACATCCGCGATGCACAACCCGCTTGTTTATGCTCTCAGTCATCCTCGGTTCCGTGCTGCACTGGCAGAAAAAGCTCCGTGCTTTTTGCGTTGTTGTCCTGTTGAACCGGCTCAAACTTCAACCATGAGTCGCCGCGTGGCAGGTCGTACAGCAAGTCAAAGTAGCGTAACAAGTTGTGCAACAAATCTTAGCGACTGTCAGGGAGGTATCCAAATGCAACCGACACCAACAAGTGCAGTTAGCCATGGGGATCTTGTCAAAGATTTGGTTGGCGCTCTAGTTAATATGGCGACACAGAATGCTTCGCATATCGTGCAGCCTGTTTATCTTCCGAACGGTGTGTTGCCGAGCAACGGGGTTGCAGCCGTCCGGACCCCACAAGTTAACATCATATCGGGGCAAGGTCAGCAGAATGCAGCTTTTGTTCCTGATACAGAGACTGAGGATCCATCAAAGGAAAATGTAGACattaagaaagaaaaagagGCATCTACGTCAAAAGAGGCAGCAAAAGTATGA
- the LOC138330808 gene encoding rhodopsin-like, whose protein sequence is MASEAGKAILSVVEEVTTTNTSSSHPFDTYDYYIHPHWRKYPVVSDSWHFFVGLFITVVGISGVTGNIVVIWIFSSVKTLKTPSNLLIVNLALSDLTFSAVNGFPLFTISAFNKRWVFGDAACEFYGLIGGIFGLMSINTLAMISVDRFICITKPLQAARIMTRKKAFLMIVVVWSWAIGWSILPLFGLGAYIPEGFQTSCTFDYLTKTTSNRIYIIGMYVFAFALPLLIIIGCYVGILKAIRKHAKEMSRMADKMNAEEKDKKEKSKTEIKIAKIAMMLISLFILSWSPYATIALMAQFGDPSFVTPYMSELPVLLAKASAMHNPIVYALSHPKFREALMKKAPCFLSCCMPSDKPQTDGKAPPPQKPVMHRQLTQTFSDASMSSIQTNLSEGFEMRTAKEQWTSSTDMVRQLVGVLVCMATKKSTDQTVAIPETANAVISDVAGPSTGDPEEGVFTVNDGNLDLVAAASALINAFGPDSKSEPPLEEVEEEGEVTPSGTDNPAFEPEEKDTQV, encoded by the coding sequence ATGGCAAGTGAGGCAGGCAAGGCTATATTATCAGTAGTGGAGGAAGTTACAACGACCAACACATCCTCCTCCCACCCATTCGATACATACGATTACTATATACACCCTCACTGGAGGAAGTATCCAGTGGTGTCCGACAGCTGGCATTTCTTCGTCGGTCTCTTTATCACTGTCGTCGGCATCAGCGGCGTCACCGGAAACATCGTCGTTATCTGGATATTCAGCTCCGTCAAGACTCTAAAAACGCCATCAAATTTACTGATTGTGAATCTAGCTTTAAGTGACCTAACGTTCTCTGCAGTTAATGGGTTTCCTTTGTTCACAATTTCAGCTTTCAACAAACGCTGGGTGTTCGGAGACGCTGCCTGCGAGTTCTATGGTCTCATCGGTGGGATTTTCGGTCTGATGTCTATTAATACTTTAGCTATGATTTCTGTCGATCGGTTCATCTGTATTACCAAACCGCTTCAAGCCGCCAGGATAATGACTCGCAAAAAAGCCTTTCTCATGATCGTGGTGGTATGGTCTTGGGCCATCGGATGGTCAATACTGCCTCTGTTCGGATTAGGAGCGTACATTCCTGAAGGATTTCAAACGTCATGTACATTTGACTATCTAACTAAAACCACATCAAACAGAATCTATATTATCGGGATGTATGTGTTTGCGTTTGCATTACCGTTATTGATAATAATAGGTTGTTATGTTGGCATCCTCAAAGCTATCAGAAAACATGCTAAAGAAATGTCAAGAATGGCAGACAAAATGAATGCCGAAGAAAAAGACAAAAAGGAAAAATcgaaaacagaaataaaaattgcTAAAATTGCGATGATGCTTATATCACTGTTTATATTGTCATGGAGTCCGTATGCCACCATAGCATTGATGGCACAGTTCGGGGATCCGTCATTCGTAACACCATACATGTCTGAGCTCCCAGTCTTGTTGGCAAAGGCTTCAGCTATGCACAACCCTATAGTGTATGCACTCAGCCATCCTAAATTCCGCGAAGCTCTGATGAAAAAAGCTCCATGTTTTTTATCGTGTTGCATGCCGTCAGACAAGCCGCAGACTGATGGCAAGGCACCGCCACCACAAAAGCCCGTGATGCACAGGCAGCTCACCCAAACTTTTAGTGACGCGAGCATGTCTAGTATTCAGACAAACCTTAGTGAAGGGTTTGAGATGAGAACTGCAAAGGAACAGTGGACTAGTTCAACTGATATGGTCCGACAGCTTGTCGGAGTGCTCGTATGCATGGCAACTAAAAAGAGTACCGACCAGACGGTTGCTATCCCTGAAACTGCCAACGCGGTCATTAGTGACGTCGCCGGACCGTCTACGGGAGACCCTGAGGAGGGTGTGTTCACTGTGAATGATGGTAATCTTGATCTCGTGGCAGCAGCGAGTGCTTTAATTAATGCATTTGGACCAGATTCGAAGTCTGAACCACCGTTGGAGGAGGTGGAGgaggaaggggaggtaactccatCAGGTACAGACAATCCTGCATTTGAACCTGAGGAGAAGGATACACAGgtttga
- the LOC138331219 gene encoding uncharacterized protein produces MKKQVLAFYLAAALLSIAFGSKEVNEKKKKQIAGLFELGALIGELFAGTAAETAIAAGVGSAASEAALGAGAVAAGVGTAAVVDSAIHHHSAVHTETPTPDVTICEDTGFCTLGKCDLGNSLYLGNVLCTGGKKCCIPSGTCGVTARIGKMPLKALGKCRLQLSSHACHDNEEVTTSLTCNSGYNCCIPKQ; encoded by the exons ATGAAGAAACAGGTGTTAGCGTTTTATCTTGCTGCGGCTTTACTTAGCATTGCATTTGGGAGCAAAGAAGTGAAtgagaagaagaaaaaacagattGCTGGGTTATTTGAACTTGGAGCGTTGATAGGGGAACTATTTGCAGGGACTGCCGCTGAAACTGCAATTGCAGCTGGTGTAGGATCTGCAGCAAGCGAAGCAGCCCTTGGTGCTGGTGCTGTGGCAGCCGGTGTTGGTACTGCTGCAGTCGTTGATTCCGCCATCCATCACCATTCCG CTGTCCATACTGAAACGCCGACACCTGACGTCACTATCTGTGAAGATACTGGATTCTGCACCCTCGGAAAATGTGACTTGGGGAATAGTCTCTATTTGGGGAATGTGTTGTGCACCGGAGGTAAAAAATGCTGTATTCCATCTGGTACCTGTGGCGTGACAGCTCGTATTGGTAAAATGCCTCTTAAAGCACTCGGGAAGTGTCGTCTTCAACTCTCCAGCCACGCATGTCATGACAACGAAGAGGTGACAACTAGCTTGACTTGCAATTCCGGATATAACTGCTGTATCCCGAAACAAT AA